One window from the genome of Paraneptunicella aestuarii encodes:
- the glgB gene encoding 1,4-alpha-glucan branching protein GlgB: MQIEQQLQQARCPFPFEFLGLHKTEEGFILRAWLPHAESVSATNLETGADLGELQKQGELDLFVAELSDCQEHFLYSFQVTTANGVHEVIDPYQFEAQAYHAVHYVDHHPENVYNQLGAQLIELHVGLKDGVKGTRFAVFAPNASAVSVIGDFNWWNGACHPMQKTDMGYWVLFVPGVNAGVQYKYQIKDKHGHQLPHKADPVGFYSHQYPSLASEVFDQNGYQWQDQAWMERESPNLYSSAMSIYEVHLGSWRRHINEDGTSRSLTYRELAEQLIPYVKDMGFTHIEMLPVSEHPFDGSWGYQPVGLFSPTSRFGTPDDFKYFVDQCHQNGIGVIMDWVPAHFPEDGHGLARFDGTHLYEYEDPRKGWHPDWNSCIYDYGKDTVRQFLVANALFWVDKFHIDGLRVDAVASMLYLDYSRKEGEWIPNIDGGNKNYEAISLLQWMNKEVYDKFPKSFTVAEESTAFPKVSRPVYEGGLGFGFKWNMGWMHDSLHFISKDPAYRSHHHNEITFSLVYAFDENFVLPISHDEVVHGKGSLLRKMPGDEWQQAANLRCYTAFMYGHPGKKLNFMGNEIGQPEEWNHSSSLSWHLLDYDKHRGAHALFRSVNHLYATLPALHDMDGESDGFEWIDHHNHEQSILAFVRKSRDGKQKVYVISNFTPVPRENMRFGVLDDGEYQQVLNTDEGQYWGSDYTVNHHLHSEHEPCHGRPRSIRLTLPPLATLYIVYNEV; encoded by the coding sequence ATGCAAATTGAGCAACAACTTCAACAAGCCAGGTGTCCATTCCCTTTCGAGTTTCTTGGTCTTCATAAAACGGAAGAGGGGTTCATTTTAAGGGCTTGGTTGCCTCATGCCGAGTCGGTTTCAGCGACGAATCTGGAAACCGGAGCTGATCTTGGGGAATTACAGAAGCAGGGTGAACTTGATTTGTTTGTGGCTGAGTTGTCTGATTGTCAGGAACATTTTCTATATTCTTTTCAGGTCACGACGGCGAATGGCGTTCATGAAGTGATCGACCCCTACCAGTTTGAGGCTCAGGCATATCATGCTGTGCATTACGTCGATCATCATCCTGAGAATGTCTATAACCAGCTTGGTGCTCAATTAATTGAATTGCATGTAGGTCTGAAAGACGGTGTGAAAGGAACACGATTTGCTGTGTTCGCCCCCAATGCTTCTGCGGTTTCGGTGATTGGTGATTTTAACTGGTGGAATGGTGCTTGCCATCCCATGCAAAAAACCGATATGGGGTATTGGGTCTTGTTTGTTCCGGGTGTGAATGCTGGTGTTCAATACAAGTATCAGATTAAGGACAAACACGGGCATCAATTACCTCACAAAGCCGACCCCGTTGGTTTCTATTCTCATCAATATCCTTCTTTAGCATCGGAAGTCTTTGATCAGAATGGCTATCAGTGGCAAGACCAGGCGTGGATGGAGCGTGAATCACCTAATTTGTACAGCTCGGCAATGAGTATATATGAAGTGCATTTAGGTTCCTGGCGACGCCATATCAATGAAGATGGCACATCGCGTTCACTGACTTATCGAGAGCTTGCAGAACAGTTAATTCCCTATGTGAAAGACATGGGCTTTACTCACATTGAAATGCTGCCGGTTTCAGAACACCCTTTTGATGGTTCCTGGGGCTATCAGCCTGTTGGCTTGTTTTCACCTACCAGTCGATTTGGTACGCCAGACGATTTCAAATACTTCGTTGATCAGTGTCACCAAAACGGGATTGGCGTGATCATGGATTGGGTGCCTGCTCATTTTCCAGAAGACGGTCATGGCTTGGCGCGATTCGATGGTACTCATTTGTATGAGTACGAAGATCCCCGTAAAGGCTGGCATCCTGACTGGAATTCATGCATCTACGATTACGGTAAAGACACGGTACGCCAGTTTCTGGTAGCTAACGCGTTGTTTTGGGTGGATAAGTTTCATATTGACGGGTTGCGAGTGGATGCCGTGGCATCGATGTTGTATCTGGATTATTCCCGTAAAGAAGGGGAGTGGATCCCGAATATTGATGGTGGCAACAAAAACTACGAAGCCATTAGTTTGTTGCAGTGGATGAATAAGGAAGTGTATGACAAGTTTCCGAAATCATTCACGGTAGCAGAAGAATCAACGGCTTTTCCCAAAGTATCTCGCCCGGTTTACGAAGGTGGTTTGGGATTCGGCTTTAAGTGGAATATGGGCTGGATGCACGATTCCTTACACTTCATTTCCAAAGATCCGGCTTATCGCAGCCATCATCACAACGAAATTACGTTCAGCTTGGTATATGCCTTCGATGAGAACTTCGTTTTACCCATTTCTCATGATGAAGTGGTGCATGGTAAAGGTTCTTTATTACGCAAGATGCCCGGTGACGAGTGGCAGCAAGCCGCGAATTTACGTTGTTACACCGCCTTCATGTATGGACATCCGGGCAAGAAACTCAATTTCATGGGCAACGAAATCGGTCAACCCGAAGAGTGGAACCATTCCAGTTCCCTAAGCTGGCATTTATTGGATTATGACAAACACAGAGGAGCACACGCTCTGTTTCGTTCCGTCAATCATTTGTATGCTACGTTACCTGCTTTGCATGACATGGACGGGGAATCAGACGGCTTTGAGTGGATTGATCATCATAACCATGAGCAAAGTATTTTGGCGTTTGTTAGAAAATCACGAGATGGAAAACAAAAGGTGTATGTGATCAGCAATTTCACTCCTGTACCAAGAGAAAACATGCGCTTTGGTGTGCTTGATGATGGTGAATATCAGCAAGTCTTGAATACCGATGAGGGGCAATATTGGGGCAGTGATTATACTGTGAATCACCATTTGCATTCTGAACATGAGCCTTGTCATGGGCGTCCACGTTCCATTCGTTTGACTTTGCCGCCTTTGGCAACGCTCTACATTGTGTACAACGAGGTTTAG
- a CDS encoding D-hexose-6-phosphate mutarotase — MELPQSVSIQQQGNNQILCIDNQHASMKLSLFGAQVFSFVPKHDGRERLWLSPLTHLDGSETIRGGTPLCWPWFANQFPQGSSVLPAHGFVRNQYWQMISCEEDTNGTHLVLECPNTSAQGFPYSAKLTVEITVSSELEIKLITENIGDEAFNITAALHTYFAVDDLSSYFIYGVTGEYLDKTRAMNRFTTPSNYQLSEETDRIHYSDSRAIALCNHDGSQKTEITQEGHDSIVIWNPWQEEARKVSNIPDADYVKFVCIEAAVTQELSIVPGEQHQLIQRIS; from the coding sequence ATGGAATTGCCTCAATCAGTGTCAATACAACAACAGGGTAACAATCAAATACTCTGCATTGATAACCAACATGCCAGCATGAAGTTGTCTTTATTTGGCGCTCAGGTTTTCAGCTTTGTACCCAAACACGACGGTCGAGAGCGTTTATGGCTAAGTCCCCTCACCCATCTTGATGGCAGTGAAACCATTCGCGGTGGCACTCCACTCTGCTGGCCCTGGTTTGCCAATCAGTTTCCTCAAGGAAGCTCTGTTTTACCTGCTCATGGTTTTGTGCGTAATCAGTATTGGCAAATGATTTCGTGTGAAGAGGATACTAACGGAACCCATCTTGTTCTTGAATGCCCCAATACGTCGGCGCAAGGCTTCCCTTATTCAGCCAAACTTACCGTTGAGATCACCGTATCAAGTGAACTGGAAATCAAACTAATCACAGAAAACATCGGCGACGAAGCCTTTAACATCACTGCTGCATTACATACCTACTTTGCCGTTGATGACCTTTCAAGCTACTTCATTTATGGTGTGACCGGTGAATATCTGGATAAAACCCGCGCAATGAATCGCTTTACAACTCCGTCGAATTATCAACTCAGTGAAGAAACCGACCGTATTCACTACAGCGATTCACGCGCCATTGCCCTGTGTAATCATGACGGTAGCCAAAAAACAGAAATAACTCAGGAAGGCCATGACAGCATTGTGATTTGGAACCCATGGCAGGAAGAAGCTCGCAAAGTTAGCAATATACCAGATGCGGATTATGTGAAATTTGTGTGCATTGAAGCAGCAGTAACTCAGGAGTTGAGCATTGTTCCTGGGGAGCAGCACCAGCTAATCCAGCGAATTTCCTGA
- the gap gene encoding type I glyceraldehyde-3-phosphate dehydrogenase — protein sequence MAIKVGINGFGRIGRFVFRAAMARDDIEIVGINDLLDPEYMAYMLKYDSTHGRFNGDVVAEGNQLVVNGKGIRVTAEKDPANLAWGDIGAEVVVESTGLFLTDETARKHLQAGAKKVVMSAPSKDDTPMFVMGVNDKDYAGQEIVSNASCTTNCLAPLAKVIHDKFGIVDGLMTTVHAVTATQKTVDGPSHKDWRGGRGAYQNIIPSSTGAAKAVGKVIPDLNGKLTGMSFRVPTADVSVVDLTVNLAKGASYEAICAAVKEASEGELKGILGYTEDEVVSQDFIGDTRTSIFDAKAGIALTDNFVKLVAWYDNEIGYSNKVLDLVAHISK from the coding sequence ATGGCAATAAAAGTTGGTATTAACGGATTTGGACGCATTGGTCGCTTCGTTTTTCGTGCAGCAATGGCGCGTGATGACATTGAAATTGTTGGTATCAATGACTTGTTAGATCCTGAATACATGGCCTATATGTTGAAGTACGATTCAACCCATGGCCGTTTCAACGGTGACGTTGTCGCAGAAGGTAATCAGTTAGTTGTTAATGGTAAAGGTATTCGCGTAACCGCAGAAAAAGATCCGGCAAATCTGGCTTGGGGTGATATCGGCGCAGAGGTTGTTGTTGAATCAACCGGTTTATTCCTGACCGACGAAACAGCTCGCAAACACCTTCAAGCTGGTGCGAAAAAAGTCGTGATGTCAGCCCCTTCCAAAGACGACACCCCGATGTTTGTAATGGGTGTTAACGACAAAGATTATGCCGGTCAGGAGATTGTTTCCAACGCCTCGTGTACCACAAACTGCCTGGCACCTTTGGCAAAAGTGATTCATGACAAATTCGGTATTGTTGATGGCTTGATGACAACCGTTCACGCGGTAACAGCAACACAAAAAACCGTAGATGGCCCATCACATAAAGACTGGCGTGGTGGTCGTGGTGCTTACCAAAACATCATCCCATCTTCTACTGGCGCAGCAAAAGCAGTAGGTAAAGTCATTCCTGATTTAAATGGCAAATTAACCGGTATGTCTTTCCGTGTACCAACGGCCGATGTATCTGTGGTTGACCTAACCGTTAACCTGGCAAAAGGCGCAAGCTACGAAGCCATTTGTGCAGCAGTAAAAGAAGCGTCTGAAGGCGAACTAAAAGGTATTTTGGGTTACACCGAAGACGAAGTGGTTTCTCAAGATTTCATTGGCGACACTCGTACCTCTATCTTCGACGCCAAAGCGGGTATCGCACTCACAGACAACTTTGTAAAACTGGTTGCCTGGTACGACAACGAAATCGGCTACTCAAACAAAGTTCTGGATTTAGTTGCTCATATCAGCAAATAA
- a CDS encoding bifunctional 4-hydroxy-2-oxoglutarate aldolase/2-dehydro-3-deoxy-phosphogluconate aldolase, which translates to MQNKNWKRSAEEIFSQGPVVPVLVVKDVEYAVPMAKALLAGGIKVLEVTLRTPVALDVISVIAREVPEAIVGAGTVINAEQLKQVQEAGAQFAISPGMTKELLQAGNTGDIALIPGISSISELMSGIDLGYDHFKFFPAESSGGVKAIKSIGGPFPNVVFCPTGGIDANNYLDYLALPNIRCVGGSWLVPEDALKSGDYDRITKLAQDAIAGAAQLDKAS; encoded by the coding sequence ATGCAAAATAAAAATTGGAAGAGATCTGCCGAAGAGATTTTCTCACAAGGCCCTGTTGTACCGGTCTTGGTAGTAAAAGACGTTGAGTATGCCGTTCCTATGGCAAAGGCGTTGTTAGCGGGCGGCATTAAGGTGTTGGAAGTAACGTTACGTACACCGGTTGCGCTGGACGTGATTTCTGTGATTGCCAGAGAAGTCCCTGAGGCCATTGTTGGTGCGGGTACGGTGATCAATGCTGAGCAGTTAAAGCAGGTTCAGGAAGCGGGCGCACAGTTTGCTATCAGCCCGGGGATGACTAAAGAATTGCTGCAAGCGGGGAATACGGGGGATATCGCATTGATCCCGGGAATTTCCTCCATTTCTGAACTCATGAGCGGAATTGATTTGGGCTACGACCATTTCAAATTCTTCCCGGCGGAATCTTCGGGTGGCGTTAAAGCGATTAAATCCATTGGTGGCCCATTCCCGAATGTGGTGTTCTGCCCGACAGGCGGCATTGATGCTAACAACTATCTGGATTACCTGGCTTTGCCGAATATTCGTTGTGTAGGCGGTTCATGGTTAGTGCCGGAAGATGCATTGAAATCGGGCGATTATGATCGTATTACCAAGCTGGCTCAGGATGCCATTGCGGGTGCGGCCCAACTGGATAAAGCAAGCTAA
- a CDS encoding glucokinase yields MSGRFVADVGGTNIRLAREVHGELIDIKKYLCKDYDTIADVIQLYFDQFPDIRFRAGCIGIACPVIEDRVKMTNHHWQFSIQELKANLRLDWLGVINDYDAVAMSLPVLKPEQKKQIGGGEARVNGNIAVFGPGTGLGVGHLVNTGSRWQPLDGEGGHVDFAPVDETDLIVWRFLREKYGYASAEEVMSGRGLVQIYQALAQHQGVPAEFTEPSDVSKHAVAGTCKLCEAALNQFCANMGTFAGNLALNLGTHGGVYIAGGITQRFVDFLEASDFRKRFEAKGRFSQYVSAIPTFVITEPDHGLLGAAAYLEQYFKG; encoded by the coding sequence GTGAGCGGTCGTTTTGTTGCTGATGTCGGTGGCACCAACATTCGTTTGGCTAGAGAAGTACACGGCGAACTCATTGATATTAAAAAGTATTTATGCAAGGACTACGACACCATTGCGGATGTCATTCAACTGTATTTCGATCAGTTTCCCGACATTCGCTTTCGTGCGGGCTGTATAGGTATTGCCTGCCCTGTTATTGAAGACAGAGTCAAGATGACCAATCACCATTGGCAATTTTCCATACAGGAATTGAAAGCTAACTTGCGCCTGGATTGGTTAGGCGTGATCAACGATTACGATGCGGTAGCGATGTCATTGCCCGTACTTAAACCTGAACAGAAGAAGCAAATTGGCGGCGGTGAAGCCCGTGTTAACGGCAATATCGCGGTATTTGGTCCTGGTACAGGCTTAGGTGTTGGACATCTGGTGAATACGGGTTCACGTTGGCAGCCTCTGGATGGTGAAGGTGGTCACGTTGACTTTGCGCCTGTCGATGAAACCGATTTGATTGTTTGGCGCTTCCTACGTGAGAAATATGGTTATGCCTCTGCGGAAGAAGTGATGTCTGGACGGGGTTTGGTTCAGATTTACCAAGCGTTGGCGCAGCATCAAGGCGTACCAGCCGAGTTCACTGAACCTTCTGATGTGAGCAAACATGCGGTTGCAGGAACCTGCAAGCTATGTGAAGCCGCGTTAAATCAGTTTTGCGCCAACATGGGAACCTTTGCCGGTAATTTGGCATTGAACTTGGGAACTCATGGCGGGGTTTACATTGCTGGTGGCATAACTCAACGCTTTGTTGATTTTCTGGAAGCCAGCGATTTTAGAAAGCGTTTCGAAGCAAAAGGGCGCTTTAGTCAATATGTTTCAGCGATACCAACGTTTGTTATCACCGAACCTGATCACGGGTTATTGGGTGCCGCTGCTTACTTGGAACAGTATTTTAAGGGCTAG
- the malQ gene encoding 4-alpha-glucanotransferase → MTSSVIEKLVELRGIESNYVDAWGKPAKVSEESKIKLLRVMGYQVDDENTLKDQLQEQINESWMLPLNPVQVNRVGDTLLTAIRLPIELVNDSFILDIETEQGERMQQNFVPSDGELINVTHIDDVEFQEYIVDINGDLPLGYHTVTLRSDDGDHLADMRLVVAPKSCYKQEDIAAGKKVWGLSVQLYCLRSENNWGVGDFSDLSYLLQQAGRQGAQFVGLNPIHALYPASPDNCSPYSPSSRRWINFIYLDVTKIEGYEQESVQTIVNSAEFKASLNHVRNIEYVDYDAVTRMKLQVLNAIFDYQYEAFLSKNNEVSKEFKAFVEQGGESLDMLATYDAIQEDLATQGKACWGWPVFPKDVNEYHNKGVAKFKKANLKRVTFYMFLQWQAAKQLEQANQTALDSGMKIGIYRDLAVGVSEGSAEIWGNRDLYVVDASVGAPPDVLGPLGQDWGLPPMDPDILYQQRYQPIIDLFSTNMQSSGALRIDHVMALLRLWWVTKGDKPSEGGYVYYPVDDLLGILALESHRNQSLVIGEDLGTVPDEIRDKLEENGVHSYRVFFFEQSEDGGFFSPSHYPVQSMATLTTHDMPTLTGYWHCLDLELGKELNLYPSEEVLAQLYTSRHDNKQQILDSLHGHQSIPEWTPHSVDQLGMHKELNHGMQYHMAKGSSALLSLQLEDWLEMDKPVNIPGTCNEYPNWKRKLTRNLEQIFTDPVLNSLALGLTETRNKVSEQ, encoded by the coding sequence ATGACCTCCTCTGTTATCGAAAAACTAGTCGAGTTGCGTGGCATTGAATCCAATTATGTAGATGCATGGGGCAAACCTGCTAAGGTTAGCGAAGAAAGTAAAATCAAATTACTCCGCGTCATGGGCTACCAGGTCGATGATGAAAATACCCTGAAAGACCAATTACAAGAGCAAATTAACGAGAGCTGGATGTTGCCTTTAAATCCGGTGCAAGTAAACCGGGTAGGGGACACATTACTTACCGCAATCAGATTACCTATTGAACTGGTGAATGATTCTTTCATCCTTGATATCGAGACCGAGCAAGGTGAAAGAATGCAACAAAATTTTGTTCCCTCTGATGGCGAGCTGATTAATGTCACCCACATCGATGACGTAGAGTTTCAGGAATACATTGTTGATATCAATGGTGACTTGCCGCTTGGCTATCATACGGTCACGTTACGCTCTGATGATGGTGATCATCTTGCCGATATGCGTTTGGTTGTTGCACCGAAGAGCTGCTACAAACAAGAGGATATTGCTGCGGGCAAAAAAGTGTGGGGCTTAAGTGTTCAACTGTATTGTTTGCGTAGCGAAAACAACTGGGGTGTAGGTGACTTTTCTGATTTGTCTTATCTGCTGCAACAGGCCGGGCGTCAAGGTGCGCAATTTGTTGGTTTGAACCCTATTCATGCACTGTATCCTGCCAGCCCTGATAACTGTAGCCCGTATTCACCGTCTTCTCGCCGCTGGATTAACTTTATCTATCTGGATGTAACCAAAATAGAAGGTTATGAGCAGGAATCGGTACAGACGATAGTGAACAGTGCTGAGTTCAAAGCTTCCTTGAACCATGTTCGTAACATCGAGTATGTTGATTACGATGCTGTAACCCGTATGAAGTTACAGGTGTTGAATGCTATTTTTGATTATCAGTACGAAGCTTTTTTAAGCAAGAACAATGAAGTGTCGAAAGAATTTAAGGCTTTCGTTGAACAAGGCGGTGAAAGCCTGGACATGCTGGCTACCTATGATGCGATTCAAGAAGATTTGGCGACTCAAGGCAAAGCCTGTTGGGGATGGCCTGTTTTTCCAAAAGATGTAAACGAATACCACAACAAGGGTGTTGCCAAATTTAAGAAAGCCAATCTTAAACGTGTCACTTTTTATATGTTCTTGCAATGGCAAGCCGCCAAGCAGTTAGAGCAAGCCAATCAGACGGCCTTGGATTCAGGCATGAAGATTGGTATTTACCGTGATTTGGCGGTTGGTGTGAGTGAAGGCAGTGCGGAAATCTGGGGTAATCGTGATTTGTATGTGGTTGATGCCAGTGTTGGCGCGCCACCAGATGTACTCGGGCCGCTAGGACAGGATTGGGGTTTGCCTCCAATGGATCCTGATATTTTGTATCAGCAACGTTACCAGCCGATTATTGATTTATTCAGCACTAACATGCAGTCCAGCGGTGCGCTGCGTATAGATCATGTTATGGCACTGTTAAGATTGTGGTGGGTGACTAAGGGCGATAAACCCAGTGAAGGCGGTTATGTTTATTATCCGGTGGATGATTTACTGGGTATTTTGGCGCTGGAAAGTCATCGTAACCAGAGCCTGGTCATTGGTGAAGATTTGGGAACGGTTCCTGACGAAATTCGCGACAAGCTGGAAGAAAATGGTGTGCATTCGTATCGCGTATTCTTCTTCGAGCAATCAGAAGATGGTGGTTTCTTCTCTCCCAGCCATTACCCTGTGCAGTCAATGGCAACGCTAACAACTCATGATATGCCTACCTTGACCGGTTATTGGCATTGTCTGGATTTGGAGTTGGGCAAAGAATTGAATTTGTATCCAAGCGAAGAAGTATTGGCGCAGTTATATACCAGTCGTCATGACAATAAACAGCAGATTCTGGACAGCTTGCATGGACATCAGTCTATTCCTGAGTGGACGCCACATTCAGTGGATCAACTGGGTATGCATAAAGAATTGAACCACGGTATGCAATATCACATGGCAAAAGGCTCAAGTGCATTATTGAGTCTACAATTGGAAGATTGGTTAGAAATGGATAAGCCGGTGAATATTCCGGGAACGTGCAATGAGTATCCAAACTGGAAGCGTAAATTGACTCGTAACCTTGAACAGATCTTCACCGATCCTGTTTTGAATAGTTTGGCTCTTGGATTAACTGAAACCCGAAACAAGGTGTCAGAGCAATAG
- the glgX gene encoding glycogen debranching protein GlgX: MVHPWSITHGNPYPHGATVTPEGCNFAVHSPNAQEVELCLFDAETQELVQVISMPAKTGKVWHCHVVGVAAGDLYGYRVKGHCQPELGFCFDPDKLLIDPYAKRLSHSLMWDRKRYENDNEAMMSKCVVTDHQFDWLGTEKPFTALKDTVIYEAHVKGLTERFPEVPEKHRGKFLGICDPAVIAHLKQLGVTAIQLLPVAASMSEPYIAEKGLSNYWGYNPLNFFAPDPRFAVNDPVCEFKTMVRSLHAEGIEVILDVVFNHTAEGNQDGPMLSFKGFDNSAFYLFEHNDYGGNNYNYYSNNSGCGNSVNTAHHYPLRMVLDALRYWYQEMGVDGFRFDLAASLGREPHEFSNNSGFFRALRQDPVLQPAKLIAEPWDVGVGGYRLGQFPSNWLECNDKYRDNVRAFWRGDKGITAEFATRLLGSRDVFRKNHRCPHTSVNYITYHDGFTLQDVVSYNERHNEANREQNRDGHGHNVSANYGIEGETDNRNIILKRERQKRNMIATLFLSQGVPHFLGGDELSRTQLGNNNAYCQDNEISWFDWILDERKRDFLDFCTRMIALRKGSHLLNNLNLEDDNYYNHYNISSVGWYRPDGQCKVVDDWHDYDNQAFAVEFKGEGELQEHWFILFNASDHDVKFNLPELDKQHQWRLEMDTRYQKSQDIPNIAIAKEFIQAYKSIGIFLKCQA; the protein is encoded by the coding sequence ATGGTTCATCCCTGGAGTATTACACACGGAAATCCTTACCCTCACGGTGCGACAGTGACGCCGGAAGGTTGTAACTTCGCCGTGCATAGCCCTAATGCGCAAGAAGTGGAACTGTGCTTGTTTGATGCTGAAACGCAAGAGTTAGTACAAGTGATTTCCATGCCTGCCAAAACTGGAAAAGTATGGCACTGCCATGTGGTGGGCGTTGCTGCGGGCGACCTATATGGATACAGGGTAAAAGGGCATTGTCAGCCTGAACTGGGCTTTTGTTTTGATCCTGACAAGTTGTTGATCGATCCTTACGCCAAGCGCCTTAGTCATAGTTTGATGTGGGACAGAAAGCGCTACGAGAATGACAACGAAGCCATGATGTCCAAGTGTGTGGTGACCGATCATCAGTTTGATTGGTTAGGAACAGAAAAGCCTTTTACCGCATTAAAAGACACCGTGATTTACGAAGCGCATGTTAAAGGATTAACTGAACGTTTCCCGGAAGTACCGGAAAAACATCGTGGTAAGTTTCTTGGAATATGTGACCCGGCGGTGATTGCACATTTGAAGCAACTGGGTGTCACTGCTATTCAATTGTTACCTGTGGCAGCTTCTATGTCGGAGCCTTACATTGCTGAAAAAGGATTGAGCAATTATTGGGGATATAATCCGCTTAATTTCTTTGCTCCTGATCCTCGTTTTGCGGTTAATGATCCGGTTTGTGAATTTAAAACCATGGTTCGAAGCTTACACGCAGAAGGCATTGAAGTGATTTTGGATGTGGTGTTTAACCATACCGCCGAAGGTAATCAGGACGGCCCTATGTTGTCTTTTAAAGGCTTCGACAACAGCGCTTTTTACCTGTTTGAGCACAATGATTACGGCGGTAATAACTACAATTATTACAGCAATAATTCCGGTTGTGGTAACAGTGTCAATACAGCGCATCATTATCCACTTCGAATGGTATTGGACGCTTTGCGTTACTGGTATCAGGAAATGGGCGTTGATGGTTTCCGCTTCGATTTGGCTGCCAGTTTAGGCCGTGAACCTCACGAATTTTCCAATAATTCCGGCTTTTTCAGGGCATTACGACAGGATCCGGTATTGCAGCCTGCGAAATTGATCGCCGAGCCTTGGGATGTTGGAGTGGGTGGCTATCGTTTGGGGCAGTTTCCCAGTAACTGGTTGGAATGCAACGACAAGTACCGGGATAACGTTCGTGCTTTTTGGCGCGGTGATAAAGGGATTACTGCGGAGTTTGCTACTCGCCTGTTAGGTTCCCGAGATGTATTCCGCAAGAATCATCGTTGTCCGCATACCTCGGTTAACTACATTACTTATCACGACGGTTTCACCTTGCAGGATGTTGTCAGTTACAACGAACGACATAACGAGGCGAACAGAGAACAAAATCGTGATGGACACGGGCACAATGTGTCGGCGAATTATGGCATTGAAGGGGAAACCGATAACCGCAATATCATCCTCAAGCGTGAGCGACAAAAGCGTAATATGATCGCGACGCTGTTTTTGTCTCAGGGTGTACCGCATTTTCTGGGCGGTGATGAACTGAGCCGAACTCAGCTTGGCAATAACAATGCTTATTGTCAGGATAACGAAATTAGCTGGTTCGATTGGATATTGGATGAGAGAAAACGGGATTTTCTGGATTTTTGTACCCGAATGATTGCATTACGTAAAGGTAGTCATTTGTTGAACAATTTGAATCTGGAAGATGATAATTATTACAACCATTACAACATTTCCAGTGTGGGTTGGTATCGGCCAGACGGGCAATGTAAGGTGGTTGATGATTGGCATGATTATGACAATCAAGCTTTCGCTGTGGAGTTTAAAGGTGAAGGTGAGCTTCAGGAGCACTGGTTTATTTTATTCAATGCCAGTGATCATGATGTGAAGTTTAATTTGCCGGAGTTGGATAAACAGCATCAATGGCGTTTGGAGATGGATACTCGTTATCAAAAGTCACAGGACATTCCAAACATTGCTATCGCAAAGGAGTTTATTCAGGCTTACAAAAGTATTGGGATATTTTTGAAGTGTCAGGCGTAG